One genomic window of Haladaptatus sp. R4 includes the following:
- a CDS encoding fibrillarin-like rRNA/tRNA 2'-O-methyltransferase — MTNSDETLPNGVERHTFGGGVRLATTGSPVYGEPTDGDWRCWDARRSKLAAMLEHGMDTGLQGDETVLYLGAASGTTVSHVADFSGPTYAVEFAPRPTRDLLDAVEARGNLFPLLKDARKPESYAHVVESDVDVIVQDVATRGQARVACENARFLREDGRLLLAIKARSEDVASDPESVFEDALEILRERYEILETRRLEPFHVDHLGIVAVPRKT, encoded by the coding sequence ATGACGAATTCTGATGAGACACTTCCAAACGGCGTCGAACGACACACGTTCGGCGGTGGGGTGCGACTGGCGACGACGGGCAGTCCGGTCTACGGCGAACCGACCGACGGCGACTGGCGGTGTTGGGACGCCCGGCGCTCCAAGTTGGCCGCGATGCTCGAACACGGCATGGACACCGGTTTGCAGGGCGACGAAACGGTGCTCTATCTCGGTGCCGCCAGCGGAACGACCGTAAGCCACGTCGCCGACTTCTCGGGACCGACGTACGCCGTGGAGTTCGCACCCCGCCCGACCCGCGACCTGCTCGATGCGGTCGAAGCGCGCGGGAACCTCTTTCCGCTTCTGAAGGACGCACGGAAACCGGAGAGCTACGCTCACGTCGTGGAGTCCGACGTGGACGTAATCGTCCAGGACGTGGCGACGCGCGGACAGGCACGCGTCGCGTGTGAGAACGCACGATTCCTTCGGGAGGATGGCCGACTCTTACTGGCGATCAAAGCCCGAAGCGAGGACGTGGCGAGCGACCCCGAATCGGTGTTCGAGGACGCGCTCGAAATCCTCCGCGAGCGGTACGAAATCCTCGAAACGCGGCGACTCGAACCGTTCCACGTGGATCACCTGGGTATCGTCGCGGTTCCCCGGAAGACCTGA
- a CDS encoding NOP5/NOP56 family protein yields the protein MTESDGDEGWFAGVEPDDVESGARAIQEGSADAPADWPERAVETGFADDEAEYYATLREASIRATREAVTERERADDRQLVHAVRAMDDCESEANELAERVAEWAGTLYPDAGTGIAYARELAETDPETPVEKQVVSLAERVADLAAERDDLRAFVERQAPAVAPNLATLADPVLAARLIALAGGLESLAKMPGGTVQVLGAENALFAHLRGHASSPKHGIIYTHEAIRAAPHDQRGSAARTLSGKLVIAARIDHYSGEPNPELKEELDRRMETIHSRGEQ from the coding sequence ATGACCGAATCGGACGGAGACGAGGGGTGGTTCGCGGGCGTCGAACCGGACGATGTGGAGTCCGGAGCACGCGCCATCCAGGAGGGGAGCGCCGACGCCCCCGCCGACTGGCCCGAGCGGGCCGTCGAAACCGGATTCGCGGACGACGAGGCGGAGTACTACGCCACGCTCCGTGAGGCGAGCATCCGCGCGACCCGCGAGGCCGTGACGGAGCGCGAACGGGCGGACGACCGTCAACTCGTCCACGCGGTGCGGGCGATGGACGACTGTGAATCGGAAGCGAACGAACTCGCCGAACGCGTTGCAGAATGGGCCGGAACGCTGTATCCCGACGCCGGAACCGGGATCGCGTACGCCCGTGAACTCGCGGAAACCGACCCGGAGACGCCGGTCGAAAAACAGGTCGTGTCGCTGGCCGAGCGCGTCGCCGACCTCGCGGCCGAGCGCGACGACCTCCGGGCGTTCGTGGAACGGCAGGCCCCCGCAGTCGCACCGAACCTCGCCACGCTGGCCGACCCGGTGCTGGCCGCGCGACTCATCGCGCTGGCTGGTGGGCTGGAATCGCTGGCGAAGATGCCCGGCGGAACGGTACAGGTACTCGGCGCGGAGAACGCGCTGTTCGCCCACCTGCGCGGCCACGCCTCGTCGCCGAAGCACGGAATCATCTACACACACGAGGCCATCCGTGCGGCCCCGCACGACCAGCGCGGGTCGGCGGCACGCACGCTCTCGGGCAAACTCGTTATCGCCGCACGGATCGACCACTACTCGGGCGAACCCAACCCCGAACTGAAGGAGGAACTCGATCGGCGGATGGAAACGATTCATTCGCGGGGTGAACAATGA